One Maribacter dokdonensis DSW-8 genomic region harbors:
- a CDS encoding FecR family protein, producing MTEKEVKILMNKYLNGTITTTEEKLLEKFDASLMLNKEGHVFKNDDHRKQVGKKLLKRIHDKQNRKSDKSWVKVAAAIAIIINLGVLTYLGLNTENKKTVTVSQIVETTEWGQRKDFVLADGTEIKLNSGSTISFPEKFLGNTREVTLVGEAFFNVAKDKTKPFIIKSGDLSTTVLGTSFNINAYPKSNDILVTVATGKVQIGAKDNTVFLLPNEQGVFHKNSDSISKNDVDTNNLINWQKGLLTLNDITMKEALDVLEKWYGVTFVIHDDTPLDCHITASFNNESLSNVLESITYVKKGLSFQPLKNSTILIKGKCRDND from the coding sequence ATGACCGAAAAAGAAGTAAAAATACTCATGAACAAGTACCTAAATGGTACAATTACAACTACAGAAGAAAAACTTTTAGAAAAGTTTGATGCTTCTCTAATGCTTAATAAAGAAGGTCATGTATTTAAAAATGATGATCATAGAAAACAGGTAGGGAAAAAACTGCTGAAGAGAATACATGACAAGCAAAATAGAAAGTCGGATAAATCTTGGGTGAAAGTTGCTGCAGCTATTGCGATAATAATCAACCTAGGGGTTTTAACATATTTAGGGTTAAATACAGAAAATAAAAAGACGGTTACTGTATCACAAATAGTTGAAACTACAGAATGGGGTCAACGAAAAGATTTTGTGTTAGCTGATGGTACAGAGATAAAATTGAATTCGGGAAGTACAATTTCATTTCCAGAGAAATTTTTGGGCAACACCAGGGAGGTCACCTTAGTGGGCGAGGCCTTTTTTAATGTGGCAAAAGATAAGACCAAACCTTTTATCATAAAATCCGGAGATTTAAGCACTACGGTTTTGGGCACATCATTCAATATTAATGCCTACCCTAAAAGCAATGATATTTTGGTAACCGTTGCTACGGGTAAAGTGCAAATTGGAGCTAAGGATAATACGGTGTTCTTACTGCCCAATGAACAGGGCGTATTTCATAAAAATTCTGATAGTATTTCAAAAAACGATGTTGATACCAATAATTTGATCAATTGGCAAAAAGGACTTTTAACGCTGAATGATATAACAATGAAAGAGGCACTTGATGTTTTAGAGAAGTGGTACGGAGTAACTTTTGTAATTCATGATGATACGCCGTTAGATTGCCATATTACCGCTTCGTTCAATAATGAAAGTTTGTCCAATGTTTTAGAAAGTATCACTTATGTGAAAAAGGGTTTGTCTTTTCAACCCTTGAAGAACAGTACTATTCTGATCAAAGGAAAATGTAGAGATAATGACTAA
- a CDS encoding RNA polymerase sigma-70 factor: MKVEGIDNGSIENLVLRVKKSDQKAFNILFTELWDPMYSYACSILMNDSLAQDVVQDIWVDFWQRRQDLDVKFLKSYLYKSIRNKCYNHLRNQKFNKIQLEVAHTLSVASDVDQNDDVIELSTRINSVISHLPKRCQVIFRLSRINNIDNKEIAHKLDISQRSVENQISFALRQLRKELAVAKTLFFFL; this comes from the coding sequence ATGAAAGTGGAGGGAATAGATAACGGTAGTATTGAAAATTTGGTTTTGCGTGTAAAAAAGTCGGACCAAAAAGCATTCAATATATTGTTTACAGAGTTATGGGATCCAATGTATTCCTACGCTTGTTCTATACTCATGAATGACAGTCTAGCCCAAGATGTGGTGCAGGATATTTGGGTAGATTTTTGGCAACGAAGACAAGATTTGGATGTCAAGTTTTTAAAATCTTACCTATATAAATCTATTCGTAATAAATGTTACAATCATTTACGCAATCAAAAATTCAATAAGATTCAGTTAGAGGTTGCACATACATTGTCTGTAGCATCAGATGTGGATCAAAATGATGATGTCATTGAATTATCTACCAGAATAAATAGTGTCATCTCTCACCTTCCAAAAAGATGTCAGGTAATTTTTAGACTTAGTCGTATAAATAATATCGACAATAAGGAGATTGCCCATAAATTGGATATTTCCCAACGTTCCGTAGAGAACCAAATTTCTTTTGCCTTACGCCAATTGCGAAAAGAACTTGCCGTGGCAAAAACCTTGTTTTTCTTTCTTTAG